The Oncorhynchus mykiss isolate Arlee chromosome 27, USDA_OmykA_1.1, whole genome shotgun sequence sequence caaagtacagagagatctttgatgacaacctgctccagagtgctctggacctcagactgggacgaaggttcaccttccaacaggacaacgacgctaagcacacagccaagacaacgcaggagtggcttcgggacaagtctctgaatgtccttgagtggcccagccagatcctgGACTTGtaccaatcgaacatctctggagagacctgaaaatagctatgcagtgacgctccccatccaacctcacagagcttgagaggatctgcatagaagaatgcgaggaactccccaaatacaggtgtgccaagcttgtagcatcacacccaagaagacttgaggctgtaatcgctgcaaaaggtgcttcaacaaagttcttagtaaagggtctgaatacttatgtaaatgtgatatttcagtttccaaacatttaaaaaaaagtttttttgctttgtcattatgtggtattgtgtgtagattgattaggctAAAGAAcatgtttaatcaattttagaataaggctttaatgtaaTAAAATAGGCCAAAGTAGGCCTATTCATATGATGAGATCACGGCTGTTCAGACCTACGCAGCACGATAGACAGACATACTAAAAATAAAAGGTTGCTTGAGGAGTTtttgaaactgtgggggaacccctataaGTTCTTCAAGAACCCTTTAAAACCACCATTAATGGTTCCACAAATAATGTTTTGGTGTTCATTTTTATTAGTAATAATCAGcaaaaataacaacaataacacaatCTTTTAGTTGTCCTTGTTGATTTTAGAGGCAAAGCAGCATTTAAAAAAACAGGTACCCTCCCAGCCCCAAGTCCAATACGTATGTCCTCTGGCGTGTTGATGGCCTTTGTCGGTtatccatagccagaatgattttgcagtgcatgattttgcagtgcatgaTTTTGCAGTGCGTGATTTTGCAGTGcatgattttgcagtgcatgattttgcagtgcatgattttgcagtgcatgattttgcagtgcatgaTTTTGCAGTGCAGGTCACTTTTGACAACGATTTTCATACCTCGTCCATAATGTAGATGCCTCTGGGATCTTCATTGACAGAGGCTGCTGTGACAGAGTCCTATAAGGTTTTAGATTAATTCAAATTATTTGTAGATGATACATGTGATCTGTATATCATTATGAGACAAACCAATACCAATGATATATACCTTTGTGTGCCTCCTGGTCAGTATACCTGCAGACACATGCAAATAAGTGAGCCAGCCATTCAGTAATCTGCACCCAATGCAGCTTTAacatattcttacctctttgttgattCCTATCAATTGAATTGGCCATTTTCAGACTTTCTAAAAAGGGAGAAAGTGTGAAATAACACAGCTATTTGCATAAATATGAAAAGATCGATGGTATAATCATAAAAGGAGAAACCTTATCTTACATTTAGGAGATCTTTACATTTTTCAGTtaagtgcctgcacctgctgtcttATCAAATTCAAACTGTTTAAGCTGGtcagttaggttcctgcaagaacccccaaTAACTAAAGAGGTTCCTCGATTAACCCCacctcctatggggttcttggaagaaTATTTTGTGGCAATATTTCAGTGccaagaaccctaaggttctTCAGGAAACTTTGAGGACGTTAGAAGGACCCTTGTTGAACCCcctcattttttaaatgtagaagCTCGTGTTTTTTTTACCGCTTCTACCGTTCATGATAAATATTGTCCTACCTGTCCAATACCATACACCCACCGTTGCGCAATCTGTCTCGATTTCGCAACATTTCAAATTTGCAGCAACCTGTATATCACACACAACATGCCGCAGAGCTGTTTCCCTTGTGTTCTAGCGGCACCAAAAGACGGTattgtgtaacaacacctgaGTCGAGAAAAGGCATGTTGCGCGGTGCAGCGGAATGATGCGGCTTGAAACCAGACGCACAAGATATATTTGCTTAGGCTATACTGCAAATCAATTAATAGCTCAAGGATCCAACTGACTATTGTAATATGCTCAAAGAACTGGCAAGGCTTGGCTGAGATAGCAGTTGGATCATTACAATAGGAAAGGATGGCGTATCGACTTCACAAAACACACAAGAAATCTACagattatttccattgtggtcctcttatTTGCTCGACAAGTAGCCTACGCGAATAGTGGATTATACAATTACACATAAATACAATGGCAATAGTTTTAAGGGTGTCTACAACTACAAGGAAATTACCTGATGCTTTTTTTAAAAAGAGACAATTGGGTGCAAGGAGGACCCGGTCACTCGTAATAGCCAAACTCTGCGACAGCTGTACACAATGATTACAATAATCTGACATTATGGGACGGAAATATGTGATCTTTAAATATTGTGCATTATTATTGGCCTGCTGTAGTAATGTCATCAAACACTTGCAGGCCTCGATCCTCAATTAGCGACGCAGATATTAGAATAGGAGATCAAACGGCTTTGGCCGCCAGGAGGGAACTAGTCATTCCCCAATCCTAATCCTTCTATGGTTTCCTCACACTGCTAAATAGGCCTACAGCACTTTTCTCTGACTAACCAATGTATTATTATTGACTCAGAGCTGAAATTAAGACAAAGTTGGCAGAACGGTCATCTTCTAGTCCATATACTTTTTTATTAGCGACAAATATATGATTTATTTAAATATAAACATATACAAATCAGGAGTATTGtcataatttacataatttgacaAAATCATTTTGGCACAGAGCACTTTTTTGTTGAAGAGGAGTAGCAAAACAAATGgacctctttcattctctctttctgtccctccctcttctccacctccaccaGTCTCTCAGTGCAGCACGGCAGCCAGTAGGGCAGTAaccagagagatggaggatacCTGGGATGGTGCACTGTTCCTATCATCCTCAGTAGCACTGACGAGGATCCTCTTGGTATTGGTGTGTTGAGGTCTACTTTCACAGTGCCTGAGGTCCCGTCCCACACAGCCAGCATAGGCCATGGCATGGGCCAGGTAACTCTGCTCCTGGACCCCGTGGAAGAGGTGGGCCATGGGGCCGCGGGCCAGCACTGCCACATCTTCCCCACCATGGGTCTCAGTGTCCAGGGGCACCGCAGACAGCTGCACGTAGTCCTTCGACTCTGACCAAGGTGAATAAATATGTGAATATGGACTGGAGAGATAAACATTCTGCAGGAGTGATATTTATCAAGAAGGCCACAGGACAAGGAAGGAGTGTACAGAGAGGAAAGCTAcaggacaagggaggagagaaagagaggaaagctacaggacaagggaggagagaacagagaggaaagCTACAGGACAAGGAAGGAGTGTACAGAGAGGAAAGCCACAGGACAAGGAAGGAGTGTACAGAGAGGAAAGCTAcaggacaagggaggagagaaagagaggaaagctacaggacaagggaggagagaacagagaggaaagCTACAGGACAAGGGAGGAGAGTACAGAGAGGAAAGCTAcaggacaagggaggagagaaagagaggaaagctacaggacaagggaggagagaacagagaggaaagctacaggacaagggaggagagaaagagaggaaagctacaggacaagggaggagagaacagagaggaaagCTACAGGACAAGGAAGGAGTGTACAGAGAGGAAAGCCACAGGACAAGGAAGGAGTGTACAGAGAGGAAAGCTAcaggacaagggaggagagaaagagaggaaagctacaggacaagggaggagagaacagagaggaaagctacaggacaagggaggagagaacagagaggaaatCTACaggtgaagggaggagagaacagagaggaaagCTACAGGACAAGGAATGAGTGTACAGAGAGGAAAGCTAcaggacaagggaggagagaaagagaggaaagctaCAGGACAAGGAAGGAGTGTACAGAGAGGAAAGCTACAGGACAAgggcggagagaaagagaggaaagctacaggtgaagggaggagagaacagagaggaaagCTACAGGACAAGGAAGGAGTGTACAGAGAGGAAAGCTAcaggacaagggaggagagaaagagaggaaagctaCAGGACAAGGAAGGAGTGTACAGAGAGGAAAGCTAcaggacaagggaggagagaaagagaggaaagctacaggacaagggaggagagaacagagaggaaagctacaggacaagggaggagagaacagagaggaaagctacaggacaagggaggagagaaagagaagaaagccACAGGACAAGGAAGGAGTGTACAGAGAGGAAAGCTAcaggacaagggaggagagaaagagaggaaagctacaggacaagggaggagagaacagagaggaaagctacaggacaagggaggagagaacagagaggaaagCTACaggtgaagggaggagagaacagagaggaaagctacaggacaagggaggagagaaagagaggaaagccACAGGACAAGGAAGGAGTGTACAGAGAGGAAAGCTAcaggacaagggaggagagaaagagaggaaagctaCAGGACAAGGAAGGAGTGTACAGAGAGGAAAGCTAcaggacaagggaggagagaaagagaggaaagctacaggacaagggaggagagaacagagaggaaagctacaggacaagggaggagagaacagagaggaaagCTACaggtgaagggaggagagaacagagaggaaagctacaggacaagggaggagagaacagagaggagagctacaggacaagggaggagagaacagagaggaaagCTACAGGTGAAGGTAGGAGAGTACAGAGAGGAGAGCTAcaggacaagggaggagagaacagagaggaaagCTACAGGTGAAGGTAGGAGAGTACAGAGAGGAAAGCTACaggtgaagggaggagagaacagagaggaaagCTACAGGACAAGGGAGGAGAGTACAGAGAGGAAAGCTACAGGACAAGGGAGGAGAGTACAGAGAGGAGAGCTACAGGACAAGGAGGAGAGTACAGAGAGGAGAGCTACAGGACAAGGAAGGAGTGTACAGAGAGGAAAGCTACAGGTGAAGACCAGAGTTTTGGTTTCTTACGTGTATCCACTTTACCGATGTCAGGGCGCTTGTTGTCTACGACTTTGTATCCAGGGCCGTTTCCGTACATCAGGGTTGTGTAAGGCAGCATATCCTTCCCATACAGAGGAGATTTCCCTGTGAGAGAGGCACACAGTGGGATGAATCACAATGTAAAGGTCTTACACACATAGTAAGAGAGTAGGTGTGTGTCCCAAAAGAGCTAGGGGTCAAGCAAGTTGTCTCCAGACAGATGAGATATTAGACTTTCCAGACCCTACTGATGAACTGCTCAGTGTTTCACTACTGCATCAatcaccgagagagagagagagagagagagagagagagagagagagagagagagagagagagagagagagagagagagagagagaaagagagagagagagagagagagggaaggcagaAGGAGGGTGGTGGGGAATGGAGAGGAAGGGAGGCCTGAACGCTGAAGAGCTTCTTGGAAGGAgcaatagagggagggagaggcagaacggggtgggagggagaaagaggcagagaagggagggagggagaaagaggcagagaagggagggagggagagagaggcagagaagggagggagggagagagaggcagagaagggagggagggagagagaggcagagaagggagggagggagaaagaggcagagaggggagggagagagaggcagagaggggggggagagagaggcagaaaggggagggaaagaggcagagaggggagagaggcagagaggggagggagagaggttagagagaggagggagagagaggcagagagaggagggagagagaggcagagaggtagagaggggaaggagagagaggcagagaagggagggagggagagagaggcagagaagggagggagggagagagaggcagagaagggagggagagagaggcagaaaggggagggaaagaggcagagaggggagagagaggtagagagaggagggagagagaggcagagaggggagagaggcagaaaggggagggaaagaggcagagaggggagagagaggtagagagaggagggagagagaggcagagaggggagggggagagaggtagagaggggaaggagagagaggcagagaggggagggggatagaggcagagaggggaggtTAGGGAGTGATCTAAGCTGTTTGTTTTCCTCTGTAATTGCAGGGGAGAGGAAATGTCAAAGTGCCAGTGGCGTCTCCCAGACGACGGCTGAGGCCGCCTAGTGGAGCACACCACCACCTCTGATGTCATCACAGCTGTGAGGAGTGACACCTTGGGGAAGGGGGAGGCAGAGCAGGAAGGTGGGGGGAGAGGTGGCAGAATGAGGATGTCCTGTCCACAGAGGAGGGATGTGTGTGTAAAAGGGGAGAGATTCTTACTGCTTCACTACATAAGAGCATTACTAAACCAATTCAACATGACTATTGGTAGTTTCATCAATTTAGCATGACCTGACCCAAACTTCTAATCATGGAACCACCAAAAAAAGTTGCCCAAACATTCCTTTAACTATAAAAACACTGTCGTGAAAAAGCCCCATAATCAGAATGATTACTAAAATAACCAACTCTAACTGTATGGGGAAAACAGAAACCATAATCCATGTAGAAAGTTGTTTCTGTGAGGTCGTTGCTTACCCAGAATGCTTTGCCCTCTAAAGGGGTATCCATTGAAGGTGAAGGCGTGGGAGTGGTCAGCTGTCACCAGGGTGAGAGTCTCCTCCTCATTGGTCAGCTCCAGGCCCTTGGCGACAGCATTGTCAAAGGCAACCGTCTCGTGCAACGCCATGGAGGCTCTGCTGGCATGGTGGCCCTGGTCGATACGTccacctgacacacacagagagaaagagaaggatgaAGTTACCCATAAACACTGATCTAAGCTCAGTATTTTGGTGTCATCTCTAATGATTTAAGGTTAAGATTGGGGGAAGGTAAGCTGAACCTAGGTCTGTGTGTAAGGGACAAGGAACCACTGGCTCCTGAGGGCCTGGGCCCAAGAGCCACCGCTGTGGAACAGTAATGTGTCGTATAAGGCCCCGCACCTCtctgaggggttgggttaaatgcaaaagacacatttcagttgaaggcattcacttgtacaactgactaggtatccccctttccaacataATGTTGCCTCTCCTCACACTGCAGCAAACACATGCAGGTACTACATGCAGATCCTACTACAGTCTGCAGATATATGTAGAGCACTGCAGTCCCTAACCGTCTTGCTGAGAGGCACGCATTAGAACAGCAACTAACTAACCTCTGTATTGACTCAAGATCCAGAAATACggcaacacacacactttgaaaCCAATGCATGTTGGTGTTCAGTAATATAAGCAAGTGGTGTGATTATTCAATCAATAGATTGATTGTATTTTAACAAACAACCGTGCACCTATGTTAAGGAGGAACTTGTTGGAATTGGTTTGATGGATGGATTCATTGACTGACAGCTTGGTTAACCCTTTGCTCACCTTCTACCAGGAGGAAGAATCCCTTGGGGTTTTTGCTGAGGATGCGGATGGCCTTTTCTGTGGTCTCAGCGATGGAAGGGTCCATGGTGGGGTCTCTCTCCACATCAAAGCGCAGGTCTCCAGGCTCAAACAGGGCTGCAGGGAACAGGGTTGATCAGGTAAGAAAAGAAAGTTGTAGAGCAGGTAGAGTGTACTCAATGCGCTTCAGCCCGTGTAAATGTATGATAAAATGGGTCAGTTTTAGCTTAGTCAATATTCACAATACATATATGTAGGCTAAGGGATGTAGGAACAGGTAAGGCAGGATGAGGAACTCTATCTCAAAGTGTAAGAAAGTGAAAAAACCAAGGACACCCCCGTGTCTATTGATATACAGTAAGAATCAGCAGTAATGTTGGCCGTGACCTTCAAATACTCAGCTTTCCAGAATATACAGAAAAATTGACAGAATACTACAATCCTTTACCCATAAGGTAGTCAGTGGTGTCAGGGTCCACAGCGTCAAAGTCAGTCCTGTTCCACACGTAACGAGccacctgtcagacagacagacggacggacggatggacggagagagagagacagacagacagacagacagagaaagagagagagagagagagagagagagagagagaaagagagagagagagaaagaaagaaagaaagaaagaaagagaaagagaaagagagagagacagacagacaaagagagagaaagagaggaagagaaagagagagagagaaagagaaagcgaaagcgaaagagagagagagagagagagagagagagagagagagagagagagagagagagcgagagagagaaagagagagagagagagagagagagagagagatatgggcaGTCTGAATACACGTCTTTGGGCCATTTTGTGGCTGAATGTAACCAATGTTGTGTGTCAATTTGTTGTTCcatagttttttttctctctttaccTTTCCGACTTTCATCTTCTGCCAGTCAGAGATGAGGTGGCGTCCGTCCTGTCTCTTGCCACTGGAGGCCAGGTCTCGGGGGTACTCTGGGTCCCAGGTGCCCTTAGGGGTCATGTACTTCCTCCCCCCGCCGATGATCACCTGGAGACGGACACATCATTCATGTTCATGGTCAGGGTTTGTATTGAATAACAATAACAACTGAGGCAATCAGCTTGCCCCCAACCAGATTCACCACAGATTTGACCTTCAGACTTGACCTCTCAGGCTCACCTTCATCAATGACTACTGAATAACACTACCTCTCTGGGTCAATAGAGGTGCAGAGAGGTCATGAATAACAATACATCTCTGGGTCAATAGAGGAGTTGAGAGGTCATGAATATCACTAACTCTCTGGGTCAATAGAGGAGTTGAGAGGTCATGAATAACACTACCTCTCTGGGTCAATAGAGGAGTTGAGAGGTCATGAATAACAATACATCTCTGGGTCAATAGAGGTGCTGAGAGATCATGAATAACACTACCTCTCTGGGTCAATAGAGGTGCAGAGAGGTCATGAATATCACTAACTCTCTGGGTCAATAGAGGTGCAGAGAGGTCATGAATATCACTAACTCTCTGGGTCAATAGAGGTGCAGAGAGGTCATGAATATCACTAACTCTCTGGGTCAATAGAGGAGTTGAGAGATCATGAATAACACTACCTCTCTGGGTCAATAGAGGTGCAGAGAGGTCATGAATATCACTAACTCTCTGGGTCAATAGAGGTGCAGAGAGGTCATGAATATCACTAACTCTCTGGGTCAATAGAGGAGTTGAGAGGTCATGAATATCACTAACTCTCTGGGTCAATAGAGGAGTTTAGAGGTCATGAATAACACTACATCTCTGGGTCAATAGAGGAGTTGAGAGGTCATGAATAACACTACCTCTCTGGGTCAATAGAGGTGCAGAGAGGTCATGAATATCACTAACTCTCTGGGTCAATAGAGGAGTTGAGAGGTCATGAATATCACTAACTCTCTGGGTCAATAGAGGAGTTGAGAGGTCATGAATATCACTAACTCTCTGGGTCAATAGAGGTGCAGAGAGGTCATGAATATCACTAACTCTCTGGGTCAATAGAGGAGTTGAGAGGTCATGAATATCACTAACTCTCTGGGTCAATAGAGGAGTTTAGAGGTCATGAATAACACTAACTCTCTGGGTCAATAGAGGAGTTGAGAGGTCATGAATATCACTAACTCTCTGGGTCAATAGAGGAGTTGAGAGGTCATGAATATCACTAACTCTCTGGGTCAATAGAGGAGTTGAGAGGTCATGAATAACACTACATCTCTGGGTCAATAGAGGAGTTGAGAGGTCATGAATATCACTAACTCTCTGGGTCAATAGAGGAGTTGAGAGGTCATGAATAACAATACATCTCTGGGTCAATAGAGGTGCAGAGAGGTCATGAATATCACTAACTCTCTGGGTCAATAGAGGTGCAGAGAGGTCATGAATATCACTAACTCTCTGGGTCAATAGAGGTGCAGAGAGGTCATGAATATCACTAACTCTCTGGGTCAATAGAGGAGTTGAGAGGTCATGAATAACACTAACTCTCTGGGTCAATAGAGGGGTTTTGGCTGCTCACATCAATGTCAGTGTTTTTTAGGAGCTGAGAGGCAATGTCTGTGCATCCTTCTTTCTTGGCAGAGGCGGGCATGTCTGCATCGCTGTACCACTTCCTGCTGGCACTGTGGGCATAGGTTGTGGCAGGAGTTGCATGCTGGACCCGCGTTGTTGTGACGATGCCAACCGATTTACCTAGGAGGGAATGaaggaggaagagtgagaggtgaggaaagaaggagggagaggaggaagtcagaaaggagagagggagggagaggaggaagtcagaaaggaaggagggagggagaggaggaagtcagaaaggaaggagggagggagaggaggaagtcagaaaggaaggagggagggagaggaggaagtcagaaaggaaggagggagaggaggaagtcagaaaggaaggagggagggagaggaggaagtcagaaaggaagaagggagggagaggaggaagtcagaaaggaaggagggagggagaggaggaagtcagaaaggaaggagggagaggaggaggtcagaaaggaaggagggagggagaggaggaagtcagaaaggagggagggagaggaggaggtcagaaagtaaggagggagggagagggtcagAGGAAAGTTTTCCGTCAAACCTTGTCCACTCTC is a genomic window containing:
- the alp3 gene encoding alkaline phosphatase, tissue-nonspecific isozyme isoform X1, whose amino-acid sequence is METQKWSIVALCLLGVLGSTTAKVEEENPEFWRAQGAKALQAALNRKLNTNVAKNIMLFLGDGMGITTITAARILKGQMHNQSGEETVMTMDTFPHAGLLKTYSVDFQIPDSSSTATAYLCGVKTNLNTVGVSAAARNGICKTQKGNEVSSILKWAKDAGKSVGIVTTTRVQHATPATTYAHSASRKWYSDADMPASAKKEGCTDIASQLLKNTDIDVIIGGGRKYMTPKGTWDPEYPRDLASSGKRQDGRHLISDWQKMKVGKVARYVWNRTDFDAVDPDTTDYLMALFEPGDLRFDVERDPTMDPSIAETTEKAIRILSKNPKGFFLLVEGGRIDQGHHASRASMALHETVAFDNAVAKGLELTNEEETLTLVTADHSHAFTFNGYPFRGQSILGKSPLYGKDMLPYTTLMYGNGPGYKVVDNKRPDIGKVDTQSKDYVQLSAVPLDTETHGGEDVAVLARGPMAHLFHGVQEQSYLAHAMAYAGCVGRDLRHCESRPQHTNTKRILVSATEDDRNSAPSQVSSISLVTALLAAVLH
- the alp3 gene encoding alkaline phosphatase, tissue-nonspecific isozyme isoform X2 translates to METQKWSIVALCLLGVLGSTTAKVEEENPEFWRAQGAKALQAALNRKLNTNVAKNIMLFLGDGMGITTITAARILKGQMHNQSGEETVMTMDTFPHAGLLKTYSVDFQIPDSSSTATAYLCGVKTNLNTVGVSAAARNGICKTQKGNEVSSILKWAKDAGKSVGIVTTTRVQHATPATTYAHSASRKWYSDADMPASAKKEGCTDIASQLLKNTDIDVIIGGGRKYMTPKGTWDPEYPRDLASSGKRQDGRHLISDWQKMKVGKVARYVWNRTDFDAVDPDTTDYLMALFEPGDLRFDVERDPTMDPSIAETTEKAIRILSKNPKGFFLLVEGGRIDQGHHASRASMALHETVAFDNAVAKGLELTNEEETLTLVTADHSHAFTFNGYPFRGQSILGKSPLYGKDMLPYTTLMYGNGPGYKVVDNKRPDIESKDYVQLSAVPLDTETHGGEDVAVLARGPMAHLFHGVQEQSYLAHAMAYAGCVGRDLRHCESRPQHTNTKRILVSATEDDRNSAPSQVSSISLVTALLAAVLH